One window of the Cotesia glomerata isolate CgM1 linkage group LG10, MPM_Cglom_v2.3, whole genome shotgun sequence genome contains the following:
- the LOC123272571 gene encoding disks large homolog 5 isoform X2, translated as MASGTSSLDSAGSSERDSGGYGSVGSPVGGPECRSDYDGLQAQCDQAMHELQFLRHKHSDTVRRNEHTMKELEYYRGQHIAAMNQLEATSQETSALRGKYSDLINDKQRLDREVQALQKEVTELRCQNQECLVVDSGNSDAINQHYLSVLRKYEALKDEYDALRKRHDDLLSAHSSLKNKLELIEKEAARWKKDHDDVIQERNNAFRERNGLKQQCTAAIRQWDIALRERNEYREALAKLQQQHEEAVKEVNQGMVLRIKASKDLKRLTEERNSTLQEYRLIMGERDTVHKEMEKLGDDLTKAYEKIAKLENQNKQHVDEKKTLSFQIETLRQEISSALFDRDKYLQQCEDLKHKFGDYSEDSSRDYNNRLELHSHNRERDNSNKEIERETSTRNYAKREKEQMDNLDQANLELDKLRKSVDTLQAELEEALQEAEVSKRRRDWAFSERDKIVLERESMRTTCETLRAERDQAVTALARALRDSDDIKKQRNEASRELKDLKEKIENGDHSLRSSQYHDDDGMAEWDILSIPIDFGRVCQDERDLGFVLAGGREDPNYPNDTGVYVAKVTNGSVVDGKLKVDDCIIRVNNVDCSTESTRRILENLRDFAVESSVTLTVRRRRTTRRSLRTIQLPIGSVPHGISLELGIYIAKISPGSLAATDGNLAAGDRVLNINSKPMEGVTSTHEAMSILNDTSVDVLTITTLKGIALSSILSTDTIDSSFGSDKQKMVNSCSQTEQERMMLKATSDDYERRYIASNFGDRSIYKVSKSVSSEKSSGISNAWGNFREKIDIVTGRRHSKDRDDKKKRHRNSSPNTFEQEQDAIAELDSVIESYHKKTNNGVFKRSKRRGTEKIEKIEKNGGTWPKARGGPLIQNGTGTILQPRKTKERLPLSVLLNHPPKYESFNYNRTFNPVPLSTFSNVSNRHTVYKAVEYPISNLSKSGQLFGQKSFSPAVQFKDMSLDSKKPSTEFETTESRLSSSHAPSETSMDFSVKSTGREPDYGHAKRRTQKPYTSGSHENQSDALQHNRVHSQLYPLVTTSGSSSSVPRQQLAGNFSFPPYAHSHPHPHQQNSLPSRYPSPPSLPSAQSGEFIGLPDVRSFCFEPPYSPGQPGFGHLHTPSVDLHYHKSRGHPAGIAYDLPGYTHGYEGGTFPRKKENQRFRIPSNPSVTSKSSVGKLSTGSIERTSERGSPMPTFHVEVLSPGIGGTNGGGAVRGNSNVKRASMPDYFTQPRPAPGELRRVHIDKSVEPLGIQISCLDSGGVFVSTVNEHSLASQVGLQIGDQLLEVCGINMRSATYELAAHVLRQCGNSITMLVQYSPDKYNELEGSGTSSSSEAGGEEGASRSGSPTPCNSPEAPRKTTLETLEPNKLEREKINTLMPPSREREVRSSASMEVRGTQEREREIRQSASLDINIRKPELRNSATIDSLRSAGNTLTRSQINQAVTTLQRQNATVRSPTQEEQNQKSPPTIEPRYLFIETRKCSNLGISLVGGNGVGIFVHSVQPGCLAEDAGLRTGDRILEYNGVDLRQATAEQAALELARPADKVTLVAQFMPERYNEVKDKPGDSFYVKAMFDRVGEVGDSLQLRFKKDDILYVDNTMFNGTPGHWRAWLVDKAGRRQQCGIIPSKFKIEEELLLRRSLGDLETDTGRRGTTSARRSFFRRKKHHRSSSRDSKELSQLTGVNLGWYSDSGTLNEENVPASYQRVERLDYPTLRPVLIIGPLNECVTTKLLQEFPGEFIRCIPEAMHCSQATLEQGIRDFQYVDYRKKGSYFECTTVDAVKEICVKKSHCILDISVASIERLHRHQIYPIVLLIKFKSTKQIKEVKDSRYPSDKVSAKAAKEMYEHALKLEAEYRHYISTVISAGVNIAYICTQVKAAVDEEQSKALWVPRGQT; from the exons ATGGCTTCTGGTACATCATCTCTAGATAGTGCTGGAAGTAgcg AACGGGATAGTGGAGGCTACGGCAGTGTTGGAAGTCCAGTGGGAGGTCCTGAATGTCGTAGCGATTACGACGGATTGCAGGCACAATGTGATCAAGCTATGCACGAACTCCAGTTCCTTAGACATAAGCACTCAGATACAGTTAGACg gaATGAACATACTATGAAAGAGTTGGAATATTATCGAGGACAACATATTGCAGCAATGAATCAGCTGGAAGCAACGTCACAAGAAACTTCAGCTCTTCGGGGTAAATATAGTGACCTTATCAATGACAAACAGCGGCTTGATCGTGAAGTTCAAGCACTGCAGAAGGAAGTCACTGAATTGAGATGCCAGAATCAAGAATGCCTTGTTGTAGATTCGGGAAACAGTGATGCTATTAATCAGCACTATTTATCGGTATTGAGAAAGTATGAAGCTCTTAAAGATGAATATGATGCTTTAAGAAAGCGACATGATGATCTTTTATCAGCACATTCTTCTCTTAAAAATAAg ttgGAGTTAATTGAAAAAGAAGCAGCGAGGTGGAAAAAAGACCATGATGATGTTATTCAAGAACGTAATAATGCATTTAGAGAAAGAAATGGATTGAAACAACAATGTACAGCCGCAATAAGACAATGGGATATTGCCCTGCGTGAAAGAAATGAATACCGCGAAGCATTGGCAAAGCTTCAACAGCAACATGAAGAAGCGGTTAAGGAAGTTAATCAAGGGATGGTCCTTCGCATAAAAGCTAGTAAAGATTTAAAACGTCTAACTGAAGAAAGAAATTCAACTTTACAAGAGTATAGGTTAATAATGGGCGAACGGGACACTGTTCATAAAGAGATGGAAAAGCTTGGGGATGATTTGACAAAAGCTTatgaaaaaatagcaaaattagaaaatcaaaataaacaaCATGTTGATGAG aaaaaaacactttcatTTCAAATCGAGACATTAAGACAAGAGATATCATCGGCTCTGTTCGACcgtgataaatatttacaacaatGTGAAGACTTAAAACATAAATTTGGTGATTATTCAGAAGACTCGAGTAGAGATTACAACAATAGATTAGAACTTCATTCTCATAATCGTGAACGAgataattcaaataaagaaattgAGAGAGAGACTAGTACTCGAAACTACGCCAAACGTGAGAAAGAACAAATGGACAATTTAGATCAAGCCAATTTAGAGCTagataaattaagaaaatctgTGGATACTTTGCAAGCTGAATTAGAGGAAGCATTACAAGAAGCCGAGGTATCAAAACGACGACGTGATTGGGCATTTAGTGAAAGAGATAAAATAGTATTAGAACGGGAGAGTATGCGAACTACGTGCGAAACATTAAGAGCAGAAAGAGATCAGGCTGTTACCGCACTCGCTAGAGCTCTTCGTGATTCagatgatattaaaaaacagCGAAATGAAGCATCTAGAGAGCTGAAAgacttgaaagaaaaaatagaaaatggtGATCATTCGTTACGATCAAGTCAATatcatgatgatgatggtATGGCTGAGTGGGATATTCTTTCAATTCCCATCGATTTTGGTAGAGTTTGTCAGGATGAAAGAGATCTAGGTTTTGTTCTTGCTGGTGGTCGCGAAGATCCAAACTATCCTAATGATACTGGTGTTTATGTAGCTAAAGTAACTAACGGAAGTGTTGTAGATGGAAAATTGAAAGTTGATGATTGTATTATTCGTGTTAATAATGTTGATTGTTCTACTGAATCGACGAGaagaattttagaaaatttgcgTGATTTTGCAGTAGAATCATCGGTGACATTAACCGTTCGAAGAAGAAGAACTACTCGACGATCATTGAGAACAATTCAATTACCAATTGGTTCTGTACCGCATGGTATATCTTTAGAGCTTGGAATTTACATTGCTAAAATTTCACCAGGTAGCTTGGCTGCTACAGATGGAAATTTAGCTGCTGGAGATagagttttaaatattaatagtaaacCAATGGAGGGTGTAACTTCAACTCACGAGGCTATGTCTATTTTAAATGACACTTCCGTTGATGTATTGACGATTACAACCTTGAAGGGAATAGCCTTGTCATCAATACTGAGTACTGATACTATTGATAGTAGTTTTGGttctgataaacaaaaaatggTAAATAGTTGTTCACAAACAGAACAAGAGAGAATGATGTTAAAGGCAACATCAGATGATTATGAAAGACGTTATATTGCGTCCAATTTTGGTGATAGAAGTATCTATAAAGTATCAAAATCAGTTAGTAGTGAAAAATCCAGCGGAATAAGCAATGCTTGGGGAAATTTCCGTGAAAAAATAGATATTGTCACCGGTAGAAGACACAGTAAAGATagagatgataaaaaaaagcgtCATAGAAATTCAAGTCCAAATACATTTGAACAAGAACAAGATGCCATTGCTGAACTCGATTCTGTCATTGAGAGCtatcataaaaaaacaaataatggAGTATTTAAAAGAAGTAAACGAAGAGGCACTGAGAAAATTGAGAAGATTGAGAAAAATGGAGGTACATGGCCAAAAGCTCGTGGTGGACCTTTAATCCAAAATGGTACTGGAACGATTCTTCAACCTCGAAAAACAAAAGAACGACTTCCATTGAGTGTACTTTTAAATCATCCACCCAAATACGAAAGCTTCAATTACAACCGTACTTTCAACCCGGTTCCGCTCTCAACGTTTTCAAACGTAAGCAATCGTCATACAGTATATAAAGCCGTAGAATAcccaatttcaaatttaagtaAATCTGGTCAACTTTTTGGTCAGAAATCATTTTCTCCTGCTGTTCAGTTTAAGGATATGTCACTGGACAGCAAGAAGCCTTCGACGGAGTTCGAGACTACGGAGAGTCGGCTAAGCTCATCTCATGCACCTTCAGAGACAAGTATGGACTTTTCAGTAAAATCAACAGGTCGAGAGCCAGATTATGGTCACGCAAAACGACGTACCCAAAAGCCGTATACTTCAGGTAGTCATGAAAATCAGTCAGACGCTCTACAGCACAATCGCGTTCATTCTCAACTGTACCCCCTGGTGACGACTTCAGGATCTTCCTCAAGTGTGCCAAGACAACAGCTTGCTGGTAATTTTTCGTTTCCCCCATACGCGCACTCACATCCACATCCACACCAACAAAACTCTTTGCCGTCTCGTTACCCCTCGCCACCGTCCTTGCCTTCCGCACAGTCTGGAGAGTTCATTGGACTTCCAGATGTACGATCTTTTTGTTTTGAGCCCCCTTATAGTCCTGGACAACCAGGATTTGGTCATTTACATACACCATCTGTAGACTTGCACTATCACAAATCTCGAGGGCATCCTGCAGGTATCGCATATGATTTACCTGGATACACTCATGGTTATGAAGGAGGGACTTTTCCgaggaaaaaagaaaatcagAGGTTTAGAATACCATCAAATCCTAGTGTTACATCTAAAAGTAGCGTTGGAAAACTATCCACGGGTAGTATTGAAAGAACATCCGAACGAGGTAGTCCTATGCCAACATTTCATGTTGAAGTTTTGAGTCCTGGTATTGGAGGTACTAACGGAGGAGGAGCTGTACGGGGAAATTCTAATGTAAAACGAGCTAGTATGCCCGATTATTTTACCCAACCACGACCAGCACCAGGAGAACTTCGAAGAGTCCATATTGATAAATCTGTTGAACCTCTTGGAATTCAAATCTCGTGTTTAGACAGTGGTGGTGTCTTTGTTTCCACCGTTAATGAACACAGTTTAGCTTCACAAGTTGGATTACAAATTGGAGATCAACTTCTTGAGGTTTGTGGTATCAACATGAGAAGCGCTACTTACGAATTAGCTGCACATGTACTCAGACAGTGTGGTAATTCTATCACGATGTTGGTCCAGTACAGTCCAGATA aATACAATGAGCTTGAAGGTTCAGGTACTTCAAGTTCTTCTGAGGCAGGTGGAGAGGAAGGTGCTAGTCGAAGTGGATCACCAACTCCTTGCAACAGTCCTGAAGCACCTCGAAAAACAACTTTAGAGACTCTTGAACCAAATAAACTTGAAcgagaaaaaataaacactTTAATGCCACCATCACGAGAGCGAGAAGTTCGAAGTTCAGCTTCAATGGAAGTTCGTGGAACTCAAGAGCGTGAAAGAGAAATTCGACAATCAGCATCattagatattaatataaGAAAACCTGAGCTGCGTAATTCAGCAACAATTGATTCTTTACGGAGCGCTGGTAATACTTTAACTCGAAGTCAAATAAATCAAGCGGTAACAACACTGCAACGGCAAAATGCTACAGTAAGAAGTCCAACACAAGAAgaacaaaatcaaaaaagtccACCAACTATTGAACctcgatatttatttatagaaacaCGTAAATGTTCAAATCTTGGAATTTCTTTGGTTGGTGGTAATGGTGTTGGTATTTTTGTTCATTCAGTACAACCAGGTTGTCTCGCTGAAGATGCTGGACTAAGAACCGGTGATAGAATTTTAGAATACAATGGTGTTGATTTACGACAAGCAACTGCAGAACAAGCAGCACTTGAATTGGCACGGCCAGCTGATAAAGTCACTCTCGTTGCTCAGTTTATGCCGGAAAGGTACAACGAAGTTAAAGACAAACCCGGTGATAGTTTCTATGTCAAAGCAATGTTTGATCGAGTAGGTGAAGTTGGTGACAGTTTACAATTACGATTTAAAAAAGATGATATTCTATATGTTGATAATACAATGTTTAACGGAACTCCAGGACATTGGAGAGCTTGGCTTGTCGATAAAGCTGGTAGAAGACAACAATGTGGTATTATACcgagtaaatttaaaattgaagaagAATTATTGTTAAGACGATCACTGGGTGACTTAGAAACTGATACAGGAAGGCGGGGTACTACCAGTGCAAGAAGAAGTTTCTTTAGACGGAAAAAGCATCACAGATCGTCAAGTAGAGATAGTAAAGAACTTTCACAGCTTACTGGAGTTAACCTTGGATGGTACAGTGACAGTGGAACTTTGAATGAAGAAAATGTACCAGCTAGTTATCAACGTGTTGAGAGATTAGatt atccAACATTGCGACCGGTATTGATTATTGGTCCATTAAATGAATGTGTAACAACAAAATTACTTCAAGAATTTCCTGGAGAGTTTATTCGATGCATACCAGAAGCAATGCATTGTTCACAAGCAACTCTTGAACAAGGAATACGAGATTTTCAATATGTTgattacagaaaaaaaggaaGTTATTTTGAATGTACAACTGTAGATGCTGTGAAAGAAATATGTGTTAAA aAATCCCATTGTATTTTGGACATATCTGTTGCCTCAATAGAACGTCTTCATAGGCATCAAATTTATCCAATAGTTTTGTTAATAAAGTTCAAGAGTACGAAACAAATAAAAGAAGTTAAAGATTCGAGATATCCTAGTGATAAAGTAAGCGCCAAAGCAGCAAAGGAAATGTATGAACATGCACTCAAATTAGAGGCTGAATATCGTCATTACATTTCta CTGTTATCTCTGCTGGTGTAAATATAGCATACATATGTACGCAAGTGAAAGCCGCTGTTGATGAAGAGCAAAGTAAAGCACTTTGGGTACCTCGTGGACAAACTTGA